Proteins encoded by one window of bacterium:
- the nuoI gene encoding NADH-quinone oxidoreductase subunit NuoI, protein MAIEVIKNKWKMSLGERLYITPIWAGMRVTLRHLFMKKSTIPYPEQKVEVSPRWRGRHVLKRNELGQERCVGCQMCELACPADAIYIEAAEVPAEKRHEHPTERYAKVYDIDMLRCIFCGMCEEACPEAAIFLTPYYEFVDDTREKLIYNKEMLTEKTGGPIWYKE, encoded by the coding sequence ATGGCAATCGAAGTAATCAAAAATAAGTGGAAAATGTCGCTTGGCGAGCGGCTCTACATCACTCCCATCTGGGCAGGGATGCGGGTCACGTTGCGCCATCTTTTTATGAAGAAGTCGACGATTCCCTATCCCGAGCAGAAGGTGGAAGTCTCACCACGTTGGCGAGGACGACATGTCCTGAAACGCAACGAGTTGGGACAAGAGCGCTGCGTCGGTTGCCAAATGTGCGAACTCGCGTGTCCAGCGGATGCGATCTACATCGAAGCGGCGGAAGTCCCCGCCGAGAAGCGTCATGAGCATCCCACCGAGCGCTATGCGAAGGTGTATGACATCGACATGTTGCGTTGTATCTTTTGCGGCATGTGTGAAGAAGCGTGTCCCGAAGCGGCGATTTTTCTCACGCCCTACTATGAATTTGTCGACGACACCCGTGAGAAACTGATCTACAACAAAGAGATGTTGACCGAGAAAACCGGCGGTCCCATCTGGTACAAAGAGTAA
- a CDS encoding NADH-quinone oxidoreductase subunit J — MNFYNITFILLSFVAIFTALMVVTRANPVASVMWLVLNFFCIAGFYVLLGAQFLAAVQIIVYAGAIMVLFLFVLMMLNLNLIGKLERSNIVLRAVGGLVAGLILVLLSFAVRTTSVAVTEGVTETTQMSLGTAKELGSWLFQRWVLPFQIVGVMLLAAIVGAVALSKREPTSSKTMFVKKMVVGSKPQ; from the coding sequence ATGAACTTCTACAACATCACATTCATCCTCCTATCCTTCGTCGCGATTTTCACCGCGTTGATGGTTGTGACGCGTGCCAATCCGGTCGCGAGTGTGATGTGGCTTGTTTTGAATTTCTTTTGCATCGCTGGATTCTACGTATTGCTCGGCGCGCAATTCCTTGCTGCCGTGCAAATTATCGTCTATGCCGGCGCGATTATGGTGCTCTTCCTTTTTGTTTTGATGATGTTGAATTTAAATCTCATCGGCAAGTTGGAACGGAGTAACATCGTTTTGCGTGCCGTCGGTGGGTTGGTTGCCGGTCTGATATTGGTGTTGCTTAGCTTTGCCGTTCGCACGACCTCGGTTGCGGTAACCGAAGGGGTAACCGAAACGACACAAATGTCGCTGGGTACTGCCAAAGAGCTGGGTTCCTGGTTGTTCCAGCGCTGGGTGCTTCCCTTCCAAATCGTGGGGGTGATGTTGCTTGCCGCCATTGTTGGAGCAGTCGCATTGTCAAAGCGCGAACCAACTTCATCAAAAACAATGTTTGTCAAGAAGATGGTAGTTGGGAGTAAGCCGCAATGA
- the nuoK gene encoding NADH-quinone oxidoreductase subunit NuoK, giving the protein MGLIHYLALSAVLFTIGVAGVLTRRNAIILFMSVELMLNSVNLTFIAFSAFSNNPAGQIYAFFVIAVAAAEVAVGLAIIVTVYRNRGSINIDDIHLLKG; this is encoded by the coding sequence ATTGGACTCATACACTACCTTGCGTTGTCGGCAGTCTTGTTCACCATCGGCGTTGCCGGAGTGTTGACTCGCCGCAATGCAATCATCTTGTTTATGTCGGTTGAGCTGATGCTGAATAGCGTCAATCTAACGTTTATCGCCTTTAGCGCATTCTCGAATAATCCGGCGGGACAGATTTACGCCTTTTTTGTCATCGCGGTTGCTGCTGCCGAGGTCGCGGTCGGTCTGGCAATCATTGTCACAGTCTATCGCAATCGCGGTTCGATTAATATCGACGATATTCATTTACTCAAAGGATAA
- the nuoL gene encoding NADH-quinone oxidoreductase subunit L, giving the protein MPEPTTIATNFNWLLWIPLLPIGALLFNLIFGKKLSEAIVGWIASLAVLTGFVLSVVAFFQLKALPAEHRVIEVVFAKWISVGNLSLDWAVLLDPLSAIMMLVVTGVGGVIHIYSIGYMHGDPGFRRFFLYLNLFIFFMLTLVMGNSFALLFIGWEGVGLCSYLLIGFWYKDMAKASAGKKAFVVNRIGDWGFLLGMLLMFATFGTLQFSKVFPAALEQFPGGAPVITAIALLFFVGACGKSAQIPLYVWLPDAMAGPTPVSALIHAATMVTAGVYMVARANIIFSLAPIALEVVATVGALTALFAATIGLRQWDIKKVLAYSTVSQLGFMFLGAGVGAYETGIAHVMTHAFFKACLFLGSGAVIHSMEHAFHHEGIHKDPQDIRYMGGLRKKIPLTYWTFLIATLAIAGIPGLSGFFSKDEILWKTFASGHWHLWIIATITAGLTAFYMFRLVYLTFFGTFRGGEAVEHHVKEVSPLMTGVLVVLSILSVFGGYLAVPHVLGGHFLIGEWLEPVLAKSLELPALAYAKEHHAISLELGLMAFSVLVALIGIFIATRLYKNKTQELDKLLAQPTGYARVLENKYWVDELYEFIVVKPIHSASIFFWKVFDGMAIDGGLHGIAHIVDWVGAGLRRIQVGLLSSYALMMSLGIVAIIGWLVLGR; this is encoded by the coding sequence ATGCCCGAACCAACAACAATCGCAACGAACTTCAATTGGCTGCTTTGGATTCCCTTGCTGCCGATTGGCGCTCTCCTATTCAATCTGATCTTTGGAAAGAAACTTTCCGAAGCGATTGTCGGTTGGATTGCCTCGCTTGCCGTTTTGACCGGATTTGTTTTATCGGTGGTCGCCTTCTTCCAATTGAAAGCGCTGCCTGCCGAACATCGCGTGATCGAAGTGGTATTCGCGAAATGGATTTCGGTCGGTAATCTGTCCCTCGATTGGGCAGTATTGCTCGACCCGCTATCCGCGATCATGATGCTCGTAGTCACCGGCGTCGGCGGCGTCATTCATATCTATTCCATCGGCTACATGCATGGCGATCCCGGTTTCCGCCGTTTCTTCCTCTATCTGAATCTCTTCATTTTCTTTATGTTGACGCTGGTGATGGGTAATAGCTTTGCGCTACTCTTCATCGGTTGGGAAGGGGTCGGGCTCTGTAGCTATCTCTTGATCGGATTCTGGTACAAGGATATGGCGAAAGCGAGCGCCGGTAAAAAAGCCTTTGTCGTAAATCGGATCGGCGATTGGGGTTTCCTGCTCGGCATGTTGCTCATGTTTGCCACCTTCGGTACGCTCCAATTCTCAAAGGTATTCCCGGCAGCATTAGAACAATTCCCAGGCGGTGCACCGGTCATTACAGCGATTGCCTTATTGTTCTTTGTCGGTGCGTGTGGTAAATCGGCGCAAATCCCGTTATATGTCTGGTTGCCTGATGCAATGGCAGGTCCAACTCCGGTTTCGGCATTAATCCATGCTGCGACGATGGTTACCGCTGGCGTCTATATGGTCGCACGGGCAAACATCATTTTCTCGTTAGCCCCGATTGCATTGGAAGTTGTAGCCACTGTAGGCGCATTGACCGCACTCTTTGCGGCAACAATCGGATTGCGGCAGTGGGACATTAAAAAAGTCCTTGCCTACTCGACGGTATCGCAGCTTGGTTTCATGTTCTTAGGAGCCGGGGTCGGCGCGTATGAAACCGGCATCGCCCATGTAATGACCCATGCCTTCTTTAAAGCGTGTTTGTTCCTTGGTTCCGGCGCAGTCATTCATTCAATGGAACACGCCTTCCACCATGAGGGCATTCATAAGGATCCGCAAGATATCCGCTACATGGGCGGCTTACGGAAAAAAATCCCATTGACCTATTGGACGTTCCTCATTGCAACGCTTGCGATTGCCGGGATTCCCGGTCTCTCCGGGTTCTTCAGTAAGGATGAAATCCTCTGGAAAACCTTTGCAAGCGGACATTGGCACCTTTGGATCATCGCGACGATTACCGCGGGACTCACTGCATTCTACATGTTCCGACTCGTCTATTTGACTTTCTTTGGTACTTTCCGCGGTGGCGAAGCGGTGGAACATCATGTTAAAGAAGTCTCACCGTTAATGACGGGAGTACTCGTCGTTCTATCCATTCTTTCAGTGTTTGGTGGCTATCTTGCCGTACCCCATGTGTTAGGTGGGCATTTCCTGATCGGAGAATGGCTTGAACCTGTACTGGCAAAGTCGCTCGAATTGCCCGCACTTGCCTATGCGAAAGAACATCATGCGATATCGCTTGAATTAGGATTGATGGCCTTTTCCGTATTGGTTGCGTTAATCGGTATTTTCATTGCGACCCGTCTTTATAAGAACAAAACACAAGAACTTGATAAATTACTTGCACAACCGACCGGATACGCCCGGGTATTGGAAAACAAGTATTGGGTTGATGAACTTTACGAGTTCATTGTCGTGAAACCCATACATTCTGCTTCGATTTTCTTTTGGAAAGTCTTCGATGGGATGGCGATTGACGGCGGTTTACACGGCATTGCCCACATCGTCGATTGGGTAGGCGCGGGATTGCGCCGGATACAAGTCGGTTTGTTATCTAGTTACGCGCTGATGATGTCGCTCGGAATCGTTGCGATTATCGGTTGGCTGGTGTTGGGAAGATAA
- a CDS encoding NADH-quinone oxidoreductase subunit M produces the protein MLPLLTTLIVIPLIGAVLMLLLPRKQENLARGISLFITVITFAISLGLWFGFDKTKTGFQFMEIVPWVPSLGITYQIGIDGVSLLLILLTTLLTPICLLVSWDPIKKHVKEYYFSFLVLEAAMIGVFASLDLFLFYVFWEAILIPMYFLIGIWGGKNRLYAAIKFFLYTLVGSLLMLIGILYIYFNHSGTGTFDLLKIYELTKTAPIPLGVQMWLFAAFGLAFAIKVPMFPFHTWLPDAHTEAPTAGSIVLAGILLKMGTYGFLRFAIPLFPSATDSFTPLIVILSIVGIIYGALVAMVQTDIKRLVAYSSVSHLGFVMLGMFALNFQGLSGSVLQMINHGLSTGALFLLVGVIYERRHTRDIDAYGGIAAIVPIYSTIFLIVTMSSIGLPMLNGFVGEFLILTGAVQASWVWAAWAATGVILSAIYMLWMVQRVFFGPIKHEANNELTEMNWKEYAGVIPLLIFILWIGVYPNTFLSVLDTSVKEILAAKGVVIQTLLLK, from the coding sequence ATGTTGCCACTACTAACGACATTAATCGTCATTCCCCTCATCGGTGCAGTACTGATGTTGTTGCTTCCCCGCAAACAGGAGAATCTTGCCCGCGGCATTTCCCTGTTTATAACTGTTATCACCTTTGCGATAAGTTTGGGTCTCTGGTTCGGATTCGATAAAACAAAAACCGGTTTCCAATTCATGGAAATCGTTCCTTGGGTTCCCTCGCTCGGAATTACCTATCAAATCGGTATCGATGGCGTTTCGTTGTTGCTGATCCTGCTTACGACGCTCCTTACCCCGATTTGCTTATTGGTTTCATGGGATCCCATCAAGAAACACGTCAAGGAATACTACTTTAGCTTCTTAGTGTTAGAAGCTGCGATGATTGGTGTGTTTGCTTCGCTCGATCTCTTCCTGTTCTATGTCTTCTGGGAAGCGATTCTCATTCCGATGTACTTCCTGATTGGCATTTGGGGTGGCAAAAACCGGCTGTATGCGGCGATTAAATTCTTCTTGTACACCTTAGTCGGCAGCCTCTTGATGCTGATTGGCATCTTGTACATCTATTTCAATCATTCCGGCACCGGTACCTTCGACTTATTGAAAATTTACGAACTCACAAAAACAGCGCCGATTCCCCTCGGTGTCCAAATGTGGTTGTTCGCTGCTTTTGGGCTTGCCTTTGCCATCAAAGTACCGATGTTCCCCTTCCACACCTGGTTACCCGACGCCCACACCGAAGCGCCGACTGCTGGTTCCATCGTATTAGCCGGCATCCTCTTGAAGATGGGAACCTACGGTTTTCTCCGGTTTGCAATTCCTTTGTTCCCCAGCGCGACCGACTCTTTTACGCCACTGATTGTCATATTATCGATTGTTGGGATTATCTACGGCGCACTCGTTGCGATGGTACAAACCGACATCAAGCGGTTGGTTGCCTATTCGTCGGTCAGTCACTTAGGGTTTGTGATGCTCGGAATGTTCGCCTTGAATTTCCAAGGGTTGTCCGGGTCGGTCTTACAAATGATAAACCACGGGCTCTCGACTGGCGCACTGTTCCTTTTGGTTGGCGTGATTTACGAGCGGAGGCATACCCGCGACATCGACGCTTATGGCGGCATTGCAGCAATCGTTCCGATTTATTCGACCATTTTCTTAATCGTGACGATGTCGTCGATTGGTTTACCGATGTTGAATGGGTTTGTCGGTGAATTCTTGATTTTGACCGGAGCGGTACAGGCAAGCTGGGTCTGGGCGGCATGGGCGGCAACCGGTGTCATTCTTTCGGCGATTTACATGCTTTGGATGGTACAGCGCGTATTTTTTGGTCCCATCAAGCATGAAGCGAACAACGAATTGACCGAGATGAATTGGAAAGAATATGCCGGAGTGATTCCGTTGCTCATTTTCATTCTCTGGATTGGGGTTTACCCCAATACGTTTTTAAGTGTACTCGATACCTCAGTCAAAGAAATCCTTGCTGCTAAAGGTGTCGTCATTCAAACTCTTCTATTGAAATAG
- a CDS encoding proton-conducting transporter membrane subunit — protein sequence MTETFCTQISVIGPALWVALLAFFVMAVDIVVPKRNTLLQAVSLLGLGTIFASSLCQSCCVVPTTGFFGMLSRDAFTGFFDLLFIAIAFLSIAMSGPYYEKTGIKLPETLSLKLLATVGAMLMVNTNDLIVLFVALELMSISLYALAGMLYERPKSNEAAMKYFLLGAFSTGFFLYGIALLYGTTGSTNYQEISSWIVKQNGQFGSLFWAGIGLLLIGFFFKTASVPFHF from the coding sequence ATGACGGAAACTTTCTGCACCCAAATCTCTGTAATCGGCCCTGCACTATGGGTCGCATTACTCGCATTCTTCGTCATGGCAGTCGATATCGTCGTCCCCAAACGAAACACCTTACTACAGGCGGTATCGTTACTTGGTCTCGGTACCATTTTCGCATCATCGCTGTGCCAGTCATGCTGTGTCGTTCCAACCACTGGTTTTTTTGGGATGTTGTCCCGTGACGCATTCACTGGATTTTTCGATTTACTTTTTATCGCTATCGCATTCCTTTCGATTGCGATGTCGGGTCCCTACTACGAGAAAACAGGGATTAAGTTACCGGAAACATTATCCTTGAAACTCCTTGCAACCGTTGGCGCTATGCTCATGGTGAATACCAACGATCTAATCGTCTTGTTCGTCGCGCTCGAACTTATGTCGATAAGCTTGTATGCGTTAGCGGGTATGTTATACGAGCGTCCCAAGTCGAACGAAGCGGCTATGAAGTATTTCCTGCTTGGTGCATTCTCCACCGGATTCTTTCTCTATGGAATCGCGCTATTGTATGGCACCACTGGCAGCACCAATTATCAGGAAATCTCGTCTTGGATCGTGAAACAGAACGGGCAATTCGGATCACTTTTCTGGGCAGGTATCGGACTTCTCTTAATCGGATTTTTCTTCAAGACGGCATCGGTACCGTTCCACTTCTGA
- a CDS encoding proton-conducting transporter membrane subunit: MLSPSGPVLLNIGDLLAVIAFLTMAIGNIVAIQQSSVKRMLAYSSISHAGYLLVAIVSGNDNGASSLMLYSLVYTITNLGAFTVAWLMNRSEGVYSFDDYNGLSSRHPALAGLMALFMISLAGIPPTGGFFGKYYIFYSALRTGNLWLAISMALFSAISVYYYLKIIVHMYMKPTTESSEPIQWGGTVGVGLAICAVVILATGLFPSSWVNLVGTGVKALGM; the protein is encoded by the coding sequence ATGTTGTCGCCCTCTGGCCCGGTTTTACTGAACATCGGCGATTTGTTGGCAGTGATTGCCTTCTTAACAATGGCAATTGGCAATATTGTTGCAATCCAACAATCCTCCGTGAAGCGAATGCTCGCGTATTCCTCGATTTCTCATGCCGGATATCTCTTGGTAGCCATCGTTTCCGGGAATGATAACGGCGCTTCTTCTCTAATGCTCTACTCGTTGGTCTATACGATTACAAACCTTGGCGCATTTACCGTTGCCTGGCTAATGAATCGTAGCGAAGGTGTTTACTCCTTTGACGATTATAATGGTCTCTCATCCCGTCACCCTGCATTGGCGGGACTCATGGCGCTCTTCATGATTTCGTTGGCGGGGATTCCTCCGACGGGCGGGTTCTTCGGAAAGTACTACATTTTCTACTCGGCATTGCGTACTGGAAATTTGTGGCTGGCAATTTCGATGGCGCTGTTCTCTGCGATTTCCGTGTACTACTATCTGAAAATCATCGTCCACATGTACATGAAGCCAACCACCGAATCCTCCGAGCCGATACAATGGGGAGGAACAGTGGGGGTCGGTCTTGCCATCTGTGCGGTAGTCATTCTTGCAACCGGTCTCTTCCCCTCCAGTTGGGTCAATCTCGTTGGCACTGGCGTAAAAGCCCTCGGCATGTAA
- the lipB gene encoding lipoyl(octanoyl) transferase LipB: MTTSREPIPAQLIISPALISYQDAYEEQMKLLKQRQAGEIPDTVWLLEHFPVYTYGRSTKVDGVTVSNIVWSEAKRKAAGIELYETDRGGDVTYHGPGQIVGYFIVDLEQHGKDIHRFLRMLEQAVIDTLAHWQLEGYRVEGRTGVWVRGAKVCAMGIRVSRWVTMHGIAFNVNPNLSHFQGIVPCGINDAPVTSLSLSLGREVAMLEARDVLVKSCIEQFHWQI, from the coding sequence ATGACGACATCAAGAGAACCGATTCCAGCACAGCTCATCATTAGTCCAGCACTCATTTCGTACCAAGACGCTTATGAAGAACAAATGAAATTGTTGAAGCAACGTCAAGCCGGCGAGATACCCGACACGGTTTGGCTGCTTGAGCATTTTCCAGTGTACACGTATGGCCGCAGTACGAAAGTGGACGGTGTAACGGTTTCCAACATTGTATGGAGTGAAGCGAAACGGAAGGCAGCCGGGATAGAATTGTATGAAACAGATCGTGGAGGTGACGTTACCTATCACGGACCGGGTCAAATCGTCGGATATTTCATCGTCGATTTAGAACAACATGGAAAAGACATTCATCGGTTTCTGAGAATGCTTGAGCAAGCTGTCATCGACACGTTAGCACATTGGCAACTCGAAGGGTACCGGGTGGAAGGTCGTACCGGTGTTTGGGTTAGAGGGGCAAAGGTTTGTGCAATGGGGATTCGGGTATCACGGTGGGTAACGATGCACGGGATTGCGTTCAATGTAAATCCGAATTTGTCGCACTTTCAGGGGATTGTACCGTGTGGGATTAACGATGCTCCGGTTACGTCGCTCTCCTTATCGTTGGGTAGGGAAGTTGCCATGTTAGAGGCGCGCGATGTTTTGGTTAAGAGTTGCATAGAACAGTTTCATTGGCAGATATAA
- a CDS encoding YciI family protein, translated as MRYYSYLVRPVKANFDTNYTDEDVRIVGEHFRYLVGLHEKGIVQFAGRCDDTTFGIVILRADNRAEAEKLFANDPAIVQGVMSGSLHEFRIALCGNFPSE; from the coding sequence ATGCGTTACTATAGTTACTTAGTGAGACCGGTGAAAGCGAACTTCGATACGAACTACACCGATGAGGATGTCCGAATAGTCGGGGAGCATTTTCGATATTTGGTGGGGCTACATGAGAAGGGAATCGTGCAGTTTGCGGGACGGTGTGACGACACCACGTTTGGTATCGTAATCTTACGCGCGGATAACCGGGCGGAAGCTGAGAAGCTATTTGCGAACGATCCGGCGATTGTTCAGGGGGTCATGAGCGGATCGCTCCATGAGTTTCGTATCGCTTTATGTGGCAACTTTCCGAGTGAATAA
- a CDS encoding tryptophanase has product MIPEPYRIKMVEPIHLLPRNVREEKIENTGFNLFGLRSEEVFIDMLSDSGTGAMSTQQWSALMMGDESYAGSASFYRMKESIADVMGFPYVLPTHQGRAAENVLHSALIKEHDVVPGNSHFDTTKAHIEFRKAHAIDCTIDEAFDPDNLFPFKGNLNLEKLRAALTEYVPQKRVPFVLVTVTCNSAGGQPVSMENMRGVKQLCDEFKVTLFVDAARYAENCKFIQMRETGYASKSSATIAREFFSYADGCTMSSKKDALVNIGGFIAMRDEELYRQCSIYGILFEGFVTYGGMSGRDMETLAVGLKEGIDDEYLEHRLAQTKYLSDLLTEAGVPHVKPAGGHAIYVDALKVLPNIPREHFPAQTLGVEIYIEAGVRGVEIGAVLADRDPVTRENRYPRLELLRLCLPRRTFTSNHLEWVAEGLHNVMRRSSFIRGLQITYEPPILRHFTTKFVRV; this is encoded by the coding sequence ATGATACCCGAACCGTACCGTATAAAAATGGTTGAACCGATTCACCTGTTACCAAGAAATGTTCGCGAAGAGAAAATTGAGAATACTGGTTTCAATCTTTTTGGGTTGCGGTCGGAAGAAGTGTTTATCGATATGCTCTCTGATAGTGGTACCGGTGCGATGTCAACCCAGCAATGGTCAGCGTTAATGATGGGAGATGAAAGTTACGCCGGCTCCGCTTCCTTCTACCGAATGAAAGAATCAATCGCTGATGTGATGGGTTTTCCCTATGTCCTCCCCACTCACCAGGGACGTGCGGCGGAAAATGTTCTCCACAGCGCTTTAATCAAAGAGCATGATGTTGTTCCGGGCAACTCCCATTTCGATACGACCAAAGCCCACATTGAATTCCGGAAAGCCCATGCAATCGATTGCACGATTGATGAAGCATTCGATCCGGACAATCTTTTTCCGTTCAAAGGCAACTTAAATTTAGAGAAACTCCGAGCTGCTTTAACCGAATATGTTCCCCAGAAACGAGTACCATTTGTTCTCGTGACGGTAACATGTAACAGCGCGGGCGGACAACCGGTGTCGATGGAAAACATGCGCGGGGTAAAGCAACTATGCGACGAGTTTAAAGTTACATTGTTCGTCGATGCTGCTCGATACGCCGAGAATTGCAAGTTTATTCAGATGCGGGAAACTGGCTACGCGAGTAAGTCCTCAGCAACCATTGCCCGTGAGTTCTTCTCCTATGCCGACGGTTGCACGATGTCATCGAAGAAAGACGCCTTGGTCAACATCGGTGGATTTATCGCCATGCGTGACGAAGAATTGTATCGTCAGTGTTCGATCTACGGTATTCTGTTTGAAGGGTTTGTTACTTACGGCGGGATGTCAGGACGCGACATGGAAACGCTTGCCGTCGGTTTGAAAGAGGGAATCGACGACGAGTATTTGGAACACCGGTTAGCACAGACGAAATACTTGAGCGATTTGCTTACAGAAGCAGGAGTGCCGCATGTCAAGCCGGCGGGCGGTCATGCGATTTACGTCGATGCTTTGAAGGTGTTACCGAATATTCCCCGCGAGCATTTTCCTGCTCAAACGTTGGGTGTCGAGATATACATCGAAGCTGGGGTTCGAGGAGTTGAAATCGGCGCAGTGTTAGCGGATCGCGATCCAGTAACCCGTGAGAACCGGTATCCCCGGTTAGAATTGTTACGATTGTGCCTACCACGGCGGACATTTACTTCGAATCATTTGGAGTGGGTTGCCGAAGGGCTGCATAATGTGATGAGGAGAAGCAGCTTCATCCGCGGATTACAGATAACATACGAGCCGCCGATTCTACGCCACTTCACCACGAAGTTTGTTAGAGTATAG
- a CDS encoding flippase-like domain-containing protein yields MGILGKQVFQVVASLIAIALAVWYFAWRTPPEFFQQFSYINYWYVVLGAFGYALFVVLSTIRWGFLLTKDVKKLPWGNLLSITAIAKGLGSVTPMNAGEFLKAEMSHKLSGGSRGSQYGIVAVERVMDVATLLIFATVGILAQTEFRERFLTHLEIVLGLFVICVVVGVFALKVAHKRITKLRTLIDGMAATIRITANSWIVPVVTIVQWIVIGLLWIALAKAFDVTMPVTDALVVLSLVTFIMVASFLPGGVGIADIGASEIALALGYSNPECIAIVFAIRLNTFISLFIGITAYLLRKFRHT; encoded by the coding sequence ATGGGGATACTCGGAAAACAAGTCTTTCAAGTTGTCGCCTCTCTGATCGCTATCGCGCTCGCAGTCTGGTATTTTGCATGGCGAACACCACCGGAGTTTTTCCAGCAGTTTTCCTATATCAATTACTGGTATGTCGTTTTAGGTGCATTTGGGTATGCACTCTTCGTTGTACTTTCGACAATCCGGTGGGGTTTTCTGTTAACGAAAGATGTTAAGAAGCTTCCGTGGGGTAACTTGTTATCGATCACCGCTATCGCAAAAGGGTTGGGATCGGTCACCCCGATGAATGCCGGGGAATTCCTCAAAGCTGAAATGTCTCATAAACTCTCAGGCGGTTCTCGCGGCTCACAGTATGGAATCGTGGCAGTCGAACGGGTGATGGATGTGGCAACGCTCCTGATATTTGCTACGGTCGGTATTTTAGCACAAACGGAGTTTCGTGAACGGTTTTTAACCCATTTAGAAATTGTACTTGGACTGTTTGTGATTTGTGTCGTGGTAGGAGTGTTTGCCCTAAAAGTTGCTCATAAACGCATTACAAAACTCCGGACACTAATCGACGGGATGGCGGCAACGATCCGCATAACAGCAAATAGCTGGATCGTGCCGGTCGTAACCATTGTGCAATGGATTGTAATCGGATTGTTGTGGATCGCGTTAGCAAAAGCGTTTGATGTCACGATGCCGGTCACCGATGCTCTGGTAGTTCTAAGTTTGGTGACATTTATCATGGTCGCGAGTTTTCTTCCGGGAGGGGTTGGGATTGCCGATATCGGAGCATCGGAAATTGCCCTCGCGCTGGGTTACTCGAACCCGGAATGTATCGCCATCGTGTTTGCAATTCGATTGAATACATTCATTAGTTTGTTCATCGGAATAACCGCCTATCTACTCCGAAAGTTCCGACACACCTGA
- a CDS encoding spore germination protein GerW family protein, with the protein MAGEFTKDILDTLLSKLTSIAATKTVVGEPITIGERVILPVVKVSLGVGAGSGEGSGAKGEGKQGSGGGSGGGAGLSISPVAFIVLDGHNVHLFGTKPSALDNLTAKLPELVSTVLSTIKTSKKKDTDSSEEKSEE; encoded by the coding sequence ATGGCAGGCGAGTTTACCAAAGACATTCTCGATACATTACTCAGTAAATTGACTTCCATCGCGGCAACGAAGACCGTAGTGGGCGAACCGATTACGATTGGCGAACGGGTAATTCTGCCGGTAGTAAAAGTTTCCCTCGGAGTCGGTGCCGGGAGTGGAGAAGGATCTGGCGCGAAAGGCGAGGGGAAACAAGGCAGTGGCGGTGGCTCCGGTGGCGGAGCGGGTTTGTCGATTTCACCGGTTGCTTTTATCGTCCTCGACGGTCACAACGTACATTTGTTTGGTACGAAACCGAGTGCGCTCGATAATTTAACAGCAAAACTTCCAGAGTTGGTTTCAACCGTTTTGAGCACGATCAAAACGTCTAAGAAAAAAGACACCGATAGCAGCGAAGAGAAGTCTGAAGAGTAA
- a CDS encoding helix-hairpin-helix domain-containing protein: MPNSAPSKKSNWKERFQTLPLLFTPFERMLILTAAVVLLAATFPITRSTAPATIRQNELPSLRSLVVADSIVHFPLDVNHASRELLELVPGIGKVTAQRIIQARRAKPFRTLEELDERVNGIGPVTFERIRPFLTVDSDSILHKP; encoded by the coding sequence ATGCCGAATTCAGCACCCTCAAAGAAGTCTAATTGGAAAGAACGTTTCCAGACCTTGCCGCTGCTGTTTACGCCGTTTGAGCGGATGCTCATTCTAACAGCAGCGGTTGTTCTTCTGGCGGCGACTTTTCCTATTACCCGTTCGACTGCTCCCGCTACAATAAGACAAAACGAACTTCCATCATTACGGTCTCTTGTTGTAGCGGACTCAATCGTTCACTTTCCGTTGGATGTAAATCATGCTTCAAGAGAATTGCTGGAATTAGTACCGGGGATTGGAAAAGTAACAGCGCAACGTATTATCCAAGCGCGCCGAGCGAAACCTTTTCGTACCTTAGAGGAACTTGACGAGCGGGTAAATGGCATTGGTCCGGTAACATTCGAGCGGATTCGTCCGTTTCTTACAGTTGATAGCGATTCAATTCTGCACAAACCATGA